CGCCTCCATGGCGGCCTTCTTCGCCAGTTCCCGGAGAGCGGCATCATTCTGAATAGCCGGGTAGCCGAGTACGTAATCCAGCTTGTACGCCGCCCCGTTGGCCTCGCACACATGGCCGATGATGGAACGGACGCGCTCCTCCATCAACTTGCGGGTTTCCGGCGTGACGGTGCGGATGGACGCGGCCAGCTCCGCCTTGCCGGGAATCACGTTCGGAGCGTCTCCCGACTGGAACTTTCCGACGGAAACCACGGCCATTTCCCCGGGCGTCACATTGCGGGACACGACGGTCTGAAGCATCATCACGATCTCAGACCCCGTCACGATGGGGTCCACGCCCATCTGAGGCATGGAACCGTGGGAACCCTTTCCCTGAATGGTCAGGAAAAATCCGTCCGATGAAGAAGAAGCGGCGCCTGCCGGCAGCATGCCGATGGACCCCGCCGGCATGTTGGGAATGACGTGCGCGCCGAAAATGGCGTCCACCCCCTTCAGCTTTCCGCTCTTGATGATCTGCAAGGCTCCGCCGGGGGACTTTTCCTCCGCATGCTGGAAAATGAAATAAACCGTGCCTTGCAGTTCCTCCTGCATGCCGGAAAGGACCTTGGCGGTTCCCAGCAGCATGGCCGTATGCATGTCATGGCCGCAGGCATGGCTGACGCCCGGCGTCTTGCTGGCAAAGGAAAACCCGGTTTCCTCCTGCACGGGAAGGGCATCCATGTCCGCCCGGAAACCCACGGTACGGCCCGGTTTGGCTCCGCGGAGAATGCCTATGACGGAAGTTTCCGCAGGCCGGACGACTTCAATATTGCCGAAGGAGCGCAGCATGTCGGCCACATATCTGCCTGTATTGTATTCCTTGAAGGAAAGCTCCGGATTCTCGTGGAGATGATGCCTCCATTCCACCACATTTCCGGCGACGGACTGCACATCGGTCTGCTGCGCACCCGCCGCGGACAGGCAGCAGCAAAAAAGCGCCACGGACCAATAAGACTTTTTCATGGTTTGAATAGACGAGTCGTTGTCTTTTATTCAGACAATTCCTCCACATTTCCATTTCATGAAAATGTGCCATCATATGACGGCCTTTTTAAAGTAAACTCGCCCGGGGGGATGCTGCGGCAAATTCGCCATGACAGCCTCTATCCCCTGAAAGGGCAAATACCATGGGAAACATTTCCCGGATTTCCTTAAAGTGTCTAAATCCGGGTTTCTCCGGTCCCTTTACGGGCTGCGGACCATGGAATCCGTTTACTTCAGTTTAAAAGAGAAATAATGCCCCGGAGTTTTTCATCTCCTTCATCGACTATGGATAGTACTTCTGGTAAGAATGGCACGGAATGCCGGACAACATACAAGCCGGCGTCTGTACCGGAAATCAGCCGACGCCCGCAGCACGGAAAGCGATTCCGGCAAAAATAAAAGGCATTGGAAAGATGCGTCACCTCTTGGCAGGTAGAATTATCCCAACAAAAACTTACCTGAAAAAAATGAAAACCGTTTTTAAATGGATAGCAGGCCTCCTGATTGCGGCAGGGGCCGTATGGATCGCCATGCCGTTTGCCTTCATGTATCCTTTTTTATACGTCAAATACAGCTTAAATCCTGATATGACTCCTGCCACGATGGAGAAGATCATTAAGGAAAAACCTAAAGACATATACGAAATAGAACAGCGATTGAATAGAAAGAGGATTCTTCCCGGCCGGAATGACTCCGATTTCCAGTCTTACAGGGAACGGCTGGAACGAGCTACGGCCAGATATGCGGCGGAGGGAAAACTGACTTCCCTGCCCGTCAACTGGTATTGCGGGAATACGCAGGTCGCTGAAGTAACATATATAGCCGGC
This genomic stretch from Akkermansia biwaensis harbors:
- a CDS encoding M20 metallopeptidase family protein gives rise to the protein MKKSYWSVALFCCCLSAAGAQQTDVQSVAGNVVEWRHHLHENPELSFKEYNTGRYVADMLRSFGNIEVVRPAETSVIGILRGAKPGRTVGFRADMDALPVQEETGFSFASKTPGVSHACGHDMHTAMLLGTAKVLSGMQEELQGTVYFIFQHAEEKSPGGALQIIKSGKLKGVDAIFGAHVIPNMPAGSIGMLPAGAASSSSDGFFLTIQGKGSHGSMPQMGVDPIVTGSEIVMMLQTVVSRNVTPGEMAVVSVGKFQSGDAPNVIPGKAELAASIRTVTPETRKLMEERVRSIIGHVCEANGAAYKLDYVLGYPAIQNDAALRELAKKAAMEAVGAKNVFDAPRLSASEDFSYYAQVAPTYFMIVGSGDGPPNHNPGFRADDSALLNGVKAEVRIILDYLNGK